One Ficedula albicollis isolate OC2 chromosome Z, FicAlb1.5, whole genome shotgun sequence DNA window includes the following coding sequences:
- the EMB gene encoding embigin isoform X1, which yields MLTLMFDADVFSFAYRGAAGSKGDPAMTTQDSSQPEVNFVTKTQVGSESSGPNFSVQELKPGGKENSRSVSEHEIVLIGASLEKKISLPSPTKVDLTCKLDDSSRLKDPQVTWKKGSETISHTSKTQNSWTIQVTVSDSSQLGSYTCILKAEEEISATFHLQVPKLEGKEKPVITYERDKAVMVCKTEYNPKAWTWYLANGTELVPIDRILRTDKFQIKRPSPSVNRLEILKLTKQDGGVYLCEATFELGNSQIKFELKVLSIWAPLMPFIAIVAEVAILFTAIVLYEVYSKRKGKESKKEFDQIEQLKSKDSTETQQ from the exons ATGTTGACATTAATGTTTGATGCAgatgtcttttcttttgcttaccgaggtgctgctggaagcaaAGGAG atccaGCTATGACAACACAAGATTCCAGTCAGCCTGAGGTGAATTTTGTGACTAAGACACAAGTTGGAAGTGAATCATCTG GTCCAAATTTTTCTGTACAAGAACTCAAGCCAGGAGGCAAGGAGAACTCGCGTAGTGTCTCAGAGCATGAGATAGTCCTAATTG GtgcttccctggaaaaaaaaatctctttgcccAGTCCAACTAAAGTTGACCTTACATGTAAATTAGATGACAGTTCCCGTTTGAAAGATCCTCAAGTGACTTGGAAAAAGGGAAGTGAAACAATCAGTCACACCAGTAAAACTCAGAACAGCTGGACCATCCA agtgaCCGTCTCAGACAGCAGTCAGCTGGGAAGTTACACTTGTATTCtgaaagctgaagaagaaaTCAGCGCTACGTTTCATTTGCAAG TACCAAAgcttgaaggaaaagaaaagcctgtAATCACTTATGAAAGAGATAAAGCTGTAATGGTTTGTAAAACTGAGTATAATCCTAAGGCTTGGACCTGGTATCTGGCCAATGGAACTGAGCTG gttcCCATTGATAGGATTTTACGTACAGACAAGTTTCAGATTAAGAGACCATCTCCCAGTGTAAACCGTCTGGAGATACTCAAGCTCACTAAGCAAGATGGTGGTGTATATTTGTGCGAAGCTACTTTTGAATTAGGGAACAGTCAAATTAAGTTTGAACTTAAAGTTCTGTCCATTTGGGCACCTCTCATGCCCTTTATAGCAATTGTGGCTGAAGTTGCTATTCTTTTTACTGCTATTGTCCTGTACGAGGTGTATTcgaaaaggaaaggaaaag aaagtaaaaaagaGTTTGACCAAATTGAGCAACT taagTCAAAAGACTCTACTGAGACACAGCAGTAG
- the EMB gene encoding embigin isoform X2 codes for MTTQDSSQPEVNFVTKTQVGSESSGPNFSVQELKPGGKENSRSVSEHEIVLIGASLEKKISLPSPTKVDLTCKLDDSSRLKDPQVTWKKGSETISHTSKTQNSWTIQVTVSDSSQLGSYTCILKAEEEISATFHLQVPKLEGKEKPVITYERDKAVMVCKTEYNPKAWTWYLANGTELVPIDRILRTDKFQIKRPSPSVNRLEILKLTKQDGGVYLCEATFELGNSQIKFELKVLSIWAPLMPFIAIVAEVAILFTAIVLYEVYSKRKGKESKKEFDQIEQLKSKDSTETQQ; via the exons ATGACAACACAAGATTCCAGTCAGCCTGAGGTGAATTTTGTGACTAAGACACAAGTTGGAAGTGAATCATCTG GTCCAAATTTTTCTGTACAAGAACTCAAGCCAGGAGGCAAGGAGAACTCGCGTAGTGTCTCAGAGCATGAGATAGTCCTAATTG GtgcttccctggaaaaaaaaatctctttgcccAGTCCAACTAAAGTTGACCTTACATGTAAATTAGATGACAGTTCCCGTTTGAAAGATCCTCAAGTGACTTGGAAAAAGGGAAGTGAAACAATCAGTCACACCAGTAAAACTCAGAACAGCTGGACCATCCA agtgaCCGTCTCAGACAGCAGTCAGCTGGGAAGTTACACTTGTATTCtgaaagctgaagaagaaaTCAGCGCTACGTTTCATTTGCAAG TACCAAAgcttgaaggaaaagaaaagcctgtAATCACTTATGAAAGAGATAAAGCTGTAATGGTTTGTAAAACTGAGTATAATCCTAAGGCTTGGACCTGGTATCTGGCCAATGGAACTGAGCTG gttcCCATTGATAGGATTTTACGTACAGACAAGTTTCAGATTAAGAGACCATCTCCCAGTGTAAACCGTCTGGAGATACTCAAGCTCACTAAGCAAGATGGTGGTGTATATTTGTGCGAAGCTACTTTTGAATTAGGGAACAGTCAAATTAAGTTTGAACTTAAAGTTCTGTCCATTTGGGCACCTCTCATGCCCTTTATAGCAATTGTGGCTGAAGTTGCTATTCTTTTTACTGCTATTGTCCTGTACGAGGTGTATTcgaaaaggaaaggaaaag aaagtaaaaaagaGTTTGACCAAATTGAGCAACT taagTCAAAAGACTCTACTGAGACACAGCAGTAG